Proteins encoded within one genomic window of Haloplanus vescus:
- a CDS encoding DUF7321 family protein, which yields MVSEATVATLAAIAVTASFPFYLYGAWIVIDTETVTWRVLLRHLRYIVVGLVLTTVPVAGWMVPRLADQFGGLAVLHAVLGLQAYAMLTFALTGIVRIFQAKRAANLYREPDPDADLNDLHENMSAWRGRLRVGVFGYILFWLGAYLIGVVRYLQLYVL from the coding sequence ATGGTGAGCGAAGCGACGGTGGCGACGCTGGCCGCGATTGCGGTGACCGCGAGTTTTCCGTTCTACCTCTACGGGGCGTGGATAGTCATCGACACCGAGACGGTGACGTGGCGCGTCCTGCTCCGACATTTGCGATACATCGTCGTCGGCCTCGTGTTGACCACGGTCCCCGTCGCCGGGTGGATGGTCCCCCGACTCGCCGACCAGTTCGGCGGCCTCGCCGTCCTCCACGCGGTTCTGGGGTTGCAGGCCTACGCCATGCTCACGTTCGCGCTGACGGGCATCGTCCGCATCTTCCAGGCGAAACGCGCCGCGAACCTCTATCGGGAACCGGACCCCGACGCCGACCTGAACGACCTCCACGAGAACATGAGCGCGTGGCGTGGCCGATTGCGGGTCGGCGTCTTCGGCTACATCCTCTTCTGGCTTGGCGCCTACCTCATCGGCGTCGTGCGGTACCTTCAGCTGTACGTCCTGTGA
- a CDS encoding halocyanin domain-containing protein produces the protein MNRRDFLRVAGGSAAVGTAAATATPAAAQASFGGWMSDVGNYSEVADATGQDEVTITVGAQGNGGNFGFDPAAVQVDPGTTVVWEWNGEGGQHNVVAEEGGDFESELSSEAGFTFEQTFDSEGVVKYYCQPHQGLGMKGVVAVGEIPDSGGGGGGGGGGGEVELHELGVPIQAHWVGAATILGIILSLIFSFYVLKYGESPHTGTGRGE, from the coding sequence ATGAATAGGCGGGACTTCCTGAGAGTGGCCGGTGGGTCCGCCGCTGTCGGAACGGCCGCCGCCACGGCGACGCCCGCCGCCGCACAGGCGTCGTTCGGCGGCTGGATGAGCGACGTTGGTAACTACAGCGAGGTCGCCGACGCGACCGGGCAGGACGAAGTGACGATTACGGTCGGCGCACAGGGCAACGGTGGCAACTTCGGATTCGACCCCGCGGCCGTCCAGGTCGACCCTGGAACGACGGTCGTCTGGGAGTGGAACGGCGAAGGCGGTCAGCACAACGTCGTCGCCGAGGAAGGCGGCGACTTCGAGAGCGAACTCAGCTCTGAAGCTGGCTTCACCTTCGAACAGACCTTCGACTCGGAGGGCGTCGTCAAATACTACTGCCAGCCCCACCAGGGACTGGGGATGAAAGGCGTCGTCGCCGTCGGTGAGATTCCCGACTCCGGCGGTGGCGGCGGAGGCGGTGGCGGCGGCGGTGAAGTCGAACTGCACGAGCTCGGCGTGCCAATCCAGGCCCACTGGGTCGGCGCGGCGACGATACTCGGCATCATCCTCTCGCTGATATTCAGCTTCTACGTCCTGAAATACGGCGAGTCACCACACACCGGAACCGGGAGGGGAGAGTGA
- a CDS encoding cytochrome b family protein, with protein MSENESTTDDPRTDGGSPGIVAPDDETPTWRERKERTTGLSRLTYEYFERSRREDQDLRTESDYVERDVLAFPTWPHETVRNLSIASFFLGMIFFLSATMPPHIGAPANPSSTPAIILPDWYLYWSFGLLKLGPLNPELAILGGAKLTADRTYGVLANVVVVGFIAIVPFLNKGSARRPVEQPFWSAVGVGGVVFALTISLLAVKNLMPMDVHLLFDLTFLLPIVATTVTYAVLKTMREGYMYDLNRRYYRLRPPK; from the coding sequence ATGAGCGAGAACGAATCCACCACGGACGACCCCCGAACCGACGGCGGCAGCCCCGGTATCGTCGCACCTGACGACGAGACGCCGACGTGGCGCGAACGCAAAGAGCGAACGACCGGCCTCTCACGGCTCACCTACGAATACTTTGAGCGGTCCCGCCGCGAGGACCAAGACCTCCGGACCGAGTCCGACTACGTGGAACGCGACGTGCTCGCGTTCCCGACGTGGCCCCACGAGACGGTCCGCAACCTCTCCATCGCGTCATTCTTCCTCGGGATGATATTCTTCCTCTCGGCGACGATGCCGCCACACATCGGCGCGCCGGCCAACCCGAGTTCGACGCCGGCCATCATCCTGCCCGACTGGTATCTCTACTGGTCGTTCGGCCTGCTGAAACTCGGGCCGCTGAACCCCGAGCTGGCCATCCTCGGCGGGGCGAAACTCACCGCGGACCGAACCTACGGCGTGTTGGCGAACGTCGTCGTCGTCGGCTTCATCGCCATCGTCCCCTTCCTGAACAAGGGATCGGCTCGGCGCCCCGTCGAACAGCCGTTCTGGTCGGCCGTCGGCGTCGGTGGCGTCGTCTTCGCGCTGACCATCAGTCTGCTCGCGGTCAAGAACCTGATGCCGATGGACGTCCACCTGCTCTTCGACCTGACCTTCCTCCTGCCCATCGTGGCCACTACCGTCACCTATGCGGTGCTCAAGACGATGCGCGAGGGGTACATGTACGACCTGAACCGTCGGTACTACCGGCTCCGCCCGCCGAAGTAG
- a CDS encoding DUF7314 family protein encodes MADEFIKGLGIFTGAGLGWLVLAGWYRTPGFESTRQLVSPVSPNPANADLFNLLAIGLMDALFWFALLGPLAFWVLLPALRQARKAMDSA; translated from the coding sequence ATGGCTGACGAATTCATCAAAGGGCTCGGCATCTTCACCGGCGCGGGCCTCGGATGGCTCGTGCTCGCGGGCTGGTACCGAACGCCGGGATTCGAGAGCACGCGCCAACTCGTGAGTCCGGTGTCGCCGAATCCGGCGAACGCGGACCTGTTCAACCTGCTCGCCATCGGCCTGATGGACGCGCTCTTCTGGTTCGCACTCCTCGGCCCCCTCGCGTTCTGGGTGCTCCTGCCGGCGCTGCGGCAGGCGCGAAAAGCGATGGACAGCGCGTAA
- a CDS encoding type II toxin-antitoxin system VapC family toxin codes for MKVFVDTNVFVASLTDEPGRGDVATELLNESHEFCTSILNLMEIRSVLAKKKRVEQERVEEILTDVYRNVDIYAPEISDQIAAYSLQQDTLLYTLDCVLLALAEDIDATLVTFDGELLDNGAVPPAELLD; via the coding sequence ATGAAGGTGTTCGTCGACACGAACGTTTTCGTCGCCAGCCTCACAGACGAACCGGGCCGGGGCGACGTAGCGACCGAACTCCTGAACGAGAGTCACGAATTCTGTACATCGATTCTCAATTTGATGGAGATTCGATCGGTGTTGGCGAAGAAGAAACGCGTAGAACAGGAGCGTGTTGAGGAGATACTGACGGACGTCTACCGAAACGTCGACATCTACGCACCGGAAATCAGCGACCAGATCGCGGCGTACAGTCTGCAGCAAGACACGCTACTGTACACGCTCGATTGCGTCCTTCTCGCCCTTGCCGAGGATATCGACGCGACGCTGGTCACGTTCGACGGCGAACTGCTGGATAACGGTGCCGTCCCACCGGCAGAGCTGCTTGACTAG
- a CDS encoding cytochrome b: MSLEKKDEMDHEGWMKRKDLTPVEATFLTALIWMDKRLRIVDYLELLENLYYKVNLQMPKSHTEQYDLDNKFWYWYPLYALGSFSTLAYIVAAVSGALLGFYYAPAQAGDPSTAYNSITFIMTDLQFGFMLRSIHRWSAQVMVAAVFLHMLRVYFTGAYKEPRELNWLLGIVLISLTMVFGYTGYLLPWDQLAFWAGQIGVEMSLSIPLAGEWVAQLLFGGFTLSQSTLQRMYIIHVFLLPFVVTTLIAIHIGIVWMQGIAEPH; encoded by the coding sequence ATGAGCCTGGAAAAGAAAGACGAGATGGACCACGAGGGGTGGATGAAACGGAAGGATCTGACGCCCGTCGAGGCCACCTTCCTCACGGCGCTCATCTGGATGGACAAGCGACTCCGCATCGTCGACTACCTGGAGTTGCTGGAGAACCTCTACTACAAGGTCAACCTCCAGATGCCGAAGAGTCACACCGAACAGTACGACCTCGACAACAAGTTCTGGTACTGGTATCCGCTGTACGCGCTGGGGTCGTTCTCGACGCTCGCGTACATCGTCGCCGCCGTCTCCGGCGCGTTGCTCGGGTTCTACTACGCTCCCGCGCAGGCGGGTGACCCAAGCACGGCGTACAACTCGATTACGTTCATCATGACCGACCTCCAGTTCGGGTTCATGCTCCGGTCCATCCACCGGTGGTCGGCACAGGTGATGGTCGCGGCCGTGTTCCTCCACATGCTCCGTGTCTACTTCACGGGCGCGTACAAGGAACCGCGCGAACTCAACTGGCTACTCGGCATCGTCCTCATCAGCCTGACGATGGTGTTCGGATACACGGGCTACCTGCTCCCGTGGGACCAGCTGGCCTTCTGGGCCGGCCAGATCGGCGTCGAGATGTCGCTGTCCATCCCGCTGGCGGGTGAGTGGGTCGCCCAACTCCTGTTCGGCGGCTTCACCCTCAGCCAGTCGACGCTCCAGCGGATGTACATCATCCACGTGTTCCTGCTTCCGTTCGTCGTGACGACGCTGATTGCCATCCACATCGGCATCGTCTGGATGCAGGGCATCGCAGAACCCCACTAA
- a CDS encoding DUF7315 family membrane protein — protein MASPSADDDTDGGRDVVVPMRLYKTVTVFSTLIAICSVVFGFVLLDAATIRLSLLRRLVTGVLRAVGVVAPASVLSAVLAVFGLASIALGAGVYVLGTRFRAPGMGNAQEDGDEPSDNG, from the coding sequence ATGGCGTCACCTTCTGCCGACGACGACACCGACGGCGGGCGCGACGTCGTCGTCCCGATGCGACTGTACAAGACTGTCACCGTCTTCTCCACGCTCATCGCCATCTGTAGCGTCGTCTTCGGGTTCGTGCTCTTGGACGCCGCGACGATTCGGCTCAGCCTCCTGCGGCGCCTCGTGACCGGCGTCCTCCGAGCGGTCGGGGTCGTGGCACCGGCGTCGGTGTTGAGTGCCGTCCTCGCCGTCTTCGGCCTCGCGTCGATTGCGCTCGGCGCCGGCGTCTACGTGCTTGGAACGCGCTTCCGAGCCCCGGGAATGGGAAACGCTCAAGAGGACGGCGACGAACCCTCCGACAATGGCTGA
- a CDS encoding DUF7313 family protein: MQPLQFAVPVGALDALEPYIAHVVLALVVVNMFTRIRAHAVHEQRVEDGADDLSRYLPHSLSTIALVLASFAFLVVEPHGGMVMAVIAVGLFLTDFFEFESRQVEARNDMTFERPKGAVAASLLALLYAGYQSLFVFIQPLWRLVV, translated from the coding sequence ATGCAACCGCTACAGTTCGCCGTCCCGGTCGGCGCCCTCGACGCGCTCGAACCGTACATCGCCCACGTCGTGTTGGCGCTCGTGGTGGTGAACATGTTTACGCGGATTCGCGCGCACGCCGTCCACGAGCAACGGGTCGAGGATGGCGCTGACGACCTGAGTCGATACCTGCCGCACTCGCTGTCGACGATTGCGCTCGTCCTCGCCTCCTTCGCGTTCCTCGTCGTCGAACCACACGGTGGGATGGTGATGGCAGTCATCGCCGTCGGCCTCTTCCTCACCGACTTCTTCGAATTCGAGTCCCGACAGGTCGAGGCTCGCAACGACATGACCTTCGAGCGCCCCAAGGGCGCCGTCGCGGCGTCCCTCCTCGCGCTCCTCTACGCGGGCTACCAGAGCCTCTTCGTCTTCATCCAGCCGCTCTGGCGGCTCGTGGTGTAA
- a CDS encoding DUF7318 family protein, producing the protein MSSSGSTYGDIHRYEPARESTAAAIAIVLLTVVEVAFVFMFAYGLVSGWGLTETGNMFLGAILAVIFVDLAFILALYRKEFLPDVVIVKKRRRKWEDLYIREEDVDGEALGDGTWDTVKRAVYPYYKR; encoded by the coding sequence ATGTCATCGAGTGGTAGCACCTACGGCGATATCCATCGATACGAACCGGCCCGCGAGAGCACGGCGGCAGCCATCGCCATCGTCCTGCTGACGGTCGTCGAGGTGGCCTTCGTGTTCATGTTCGCCTACGGCCTCGTGAGCGGTTGGGGCCTCACCGAGACGGGCAACATGTTCCTCGGCGCCATCCTCGCCGTCATCTTCGTCGACCTCGCGTTCATCCTCGCGCTGTATCGCAAGGAGTTCCTGCCCGACGTCGTCATCGTCAAGAAGCGGCGTCGCAAGTGGGAGGACCTCTACATCCGCGAGGAGGACGTCGACGGTGAGGCGCTCGGTGACGGGACGTGGGACACAGTCAAACGCGCAGTTTACCCGTACTACAAGCGATAA
- a CDS encoding DUF7319 domain-containing protein, translating into MSDSSDEQGRETSVAETVADEDADLRERVEERYDFEDFGPSDMAEMSAEEWEAAFDPETWIVGDELLDRVETDLKRRIASREVFAVLERVEMEGEPRLVAYSDEGYAIVSPDGSVEGQGTVLRDVKPTVALCSMDSYDVREGPEDVSLPDPADVPEGTGQLGNNLLQLVAASQLVAGVGLIGVWMFTDAIPTPGGYVDLVAPLMGFIFIGIGVFLFAVVANARLSDRFRAEEFRARLRAAGVEDGDRPEFLPPLDESDAETADAGASSGDESDEEA; encoded by the coding sequence ATGAGCGACTCGTCGGACGAGCAGGGGCGCGAGACGAGCGTGGCGGAGACGGTGGCCGACGAAGACGCCGACCTCCGCGAACGGGTCGAGGAGCGGTACGACTTCGAGGACTTCGGCCCGAGCGACATGGCGGAGATGAGCGCCGAGGAGTGGGAGGCGGCATTCGACCCCGAGACGTGGATCGTCGGCGACGAACTGCTCGACCGGGTGGAGACGGACCTCAAGCGTCGCATCGCCAGCCGCGAGGTGTTCGCCGTCCTCGAACGCGTCGAGATGGAGGGAGAGCCGCGACTGGTCGCGTACTCCGACGAGGGGTACGCCATCGTCTCGCCGGACGGGAGCGTCGAGGGGCAGGGGACGGTGCTGCGGGACGTGAAGCCGACTGTCGCACTGTGTTCGATGGACTCCTACGACGTGCGCGAGGGTCCAGAAGACGTGTCTCTCCCCGACCCCGCCGACGTGCCGGAGGGGACCGGACAGCTGGGGAACAACCTCCTGCAGCTCGTGGCGGCGTCGCAACTGGTGGCCGGCGTCGGCCTCATCGGCGTCTGGATGTTCACCGACGCCATTCCGACGCCCGGAGGGTACGTCGACCTCGTGGCGCCGCTGATGGGGTTCATCTTCATCGGCATCGGCGTCTTCCTCTTCGCCGTCGTCGCCAACGCGCGCCTCTCGGACCGATTCCGGGCCGAGGAGTTCCGCGCTCGCTTGCGCGCGGCGGGCGTCGAAGACGGCGACCGGCCGGAGTTTCTGCCGCCGCTCGACGAGTCCGACGCGGAGACCGCCGATGCGGGGGCGTCGAGCGGTGACGAAAGCGACGAAGAGGCGTGA
- a CDS encoding shikimate kinase, which yields MHGEAVALGAGTVLNALATGVGSAFAIDAETTARVELDDSGRVDGEIAGAPDGDTRLIRRCVERVVDRFGDGQGGHVRTESDVPMAAGLKSSSAAANATVLATLSALDVPVGEDADIDREDACRIGVAAARDAGVTVTGAFDDASASMLGGVTVTDNTADDLLAHETVGWDALVWTPPERAFSADADVERCEQVAPMADLVADLALDGRYGEAMTVNGLAFSAALGFPTDPAVEAMPHVDGVSLSGTGPSVVAVGDRDGLQRVRDQWEQREGDTWLTTTRTDGAWVIE from the coding sequence ATGCACGGTGAGGCCGTCGCACTCGGGGCCGGAACGGTCCTGAACGCCCTCGCGACGGGCGTCGGATCGGCGTTCGCCATCGACGCGGAGACGACCGCACGGGTCGAACTCGACGACTCGGGGCGCGTCGACGGCGAGATTGCCGGCGCGCCCGACGGCGACACGCGCCTGATTCGACGCTGCGTCGAGCGCGTCGTCGACCGCTTCGGCGACGGGCAGGGCGGGCACGTCCGCACCGAGAGCGACGTGCCGATGGCCGCCGGCCTGAAGAGTTCGAGCGCCGCCGCGAACGCGACGGTGCTCGCGACGCTCTCGGCGCTCGACGTCCCCGTCGGCGAGGACGCCGACATCGACCGCGAAGACGCCTGTCGCATCGGCGTCGCCGCGGCCCGCGACGCCGGCGTCACCGTCACCGGCGCGTTCGACGACGCGAGCGCGAGTATGCTCGGCGGCGTCACCGTCACCGACAACACGGCCGACGACCTGCTCGCTCACGAGACGGTCGGTTGGGACGCCCTCGTCTGGACGCCGCCAGAACGGGCGTTCAGCGCCGACGCCGACGTTGAGCGCTGCGAGCAGGTGGCGCCGATGGCGGACCTCGTCGCCGACTTGGCGCTCGACGGCCGCTACGGCGAGGCGATGACGGTCAACGGGCTAGCCTTCTCCGCGGCGCTCGGGTTCCCGACCGACCCTGCTGTGGAGGCGATGCCACACGTCGACGGCGTGTCGCTCTCGGGCACCGGCCCGAGCGTCGTCGCTGTCGGCGACCGAGACGGACTGCAACGCGTCCGCGACCAGTGGGAACAACGAGAGGGAGACACATGGCTGACGACAACACGAACGGACGGCGCATGGGTGATAGAATGA
- the nth gene encoding endonuclease III produces the protein MGTPLDSRAAQTEEVLDRLYEEYPEATISLNYSNRLELLIAVVLSAQCTDERVNEVTSDLFEKYTSAADFAQADESELADDIYGITFHNNKAGYLKSIGETLVEEHDGEVPDTMTELTDLSGVGRKTANVVLQHGHDVVEGIVVDTHVRRLSRRLGITTEERPETIERDLMALVPEADWQQLTHLLISHGRAVCDARSPDCEACVLEDICPSSKVDSDVDLASGEAWG, from the coding sequence ATGGGCACGCCACTCGATTCGCGGGCCGCACAGACCGAGGAAGTGCTGGACCGACTGTACGAGGAGTACCCCGAGGCGACCATCTCGCTGAACTACTCGAACCGGCTGGAACTACTCATCGCCGTCGTCCTCTCGGCGCAGTGTACGGACGAGCGCGTCAACGAGGTGACGAGCGACCTCTTCGAGAAGTACACGTCCGCGGCGGATTTCGCGCAGGCCGACGAGAGCGAACTCGCCGACGACATCTACGGCATCACCTTCCACAACAACAAGGCGGGCTATCTGAAATCCATCGGCGAGACGCTCGTGGAGGAACACGACGGCGAGGTGCCCGACACGATGACGGAACTCACCGACCTCAGCGGCGTGGGGCGCAAGACGGCGAACGTCGTCCTCCAACACGGCCACGACGTGGTCGAGGGCATCGTCGTCGACACGCACGTCCGCCGGCTCTCGCGTCGACTCGGCATCACGACCGAGGAGCGGCCCGAAACGATTGAACGCGACCTGATGGCCCTCGTGCCCGAGGCGGACTGGCAACAGCTCACCCACCTGCTCATCAGCCACGGCCGAGCGGTGTGTGACGCGCGCTCTCCCGACTGCGAGGCCTGCGTCCTCGAAGATATCTGTCCCTCGTCGAAAGTCGACTCGGACGTGGACCTCGCGAGCGGCGAGGCGTGGGGCTGA
- a CDS encoding NAD(+)/NADH kinase — MNVAVRGGTDDDSAAIAVGGGSVVDEDDDHDTLVAVGDDAIRSLTTEPPSAPVLPVTAEAGRHRVARDDLDATVAALAAGDRRVDAHPVLGLSHEGSAIARALRDVTFVTDAPASISEYAVATGEEQLGSVRADGFVVATPLGSDGYAGVAGGAVLEAGTGVTVVPIAPFSTETETYVVDPAPDAPLSVSVERDGAVALVADGVRYGAVDRGADLRVERVDTVDLVLPNRTENF, encoded by the coding sequence GTGAACGTCGCCGTTCGAGGCGGGACCGACGACGACTCGGCCGCCATCGCCGTCGGCGGTGGCTCGGTAGTCGACGAGGACGACGACCACGACACCCTTGTCGCCGTCGGCGACGACGCCATCCGGTCGCTGACGACGGAGCCACCCTCGGCGCCCGTCCTCCCCGTCACGGCCGAGGCGGGTCGCCACCGCGTCGCTCGCGACGACCTTGACGCCACCGTGGCCGCCCTCGCCGCCGGCGACCGACGCGTCGACGCCCACCCCGTCCTCGGCCTCAGTCACGAGGGCTCGGCCATCGCGCGCGCACTCCGCGATGTGACCTTCGTGACCGACGCGCCCGCGAGCATCTCCGAGTACGCCGTCGCGACTGGGGAGGAGCAGCTGGGGTCGGTCCGCGCCGACGGCTTCGTCGTCGCGACACCACTCGGGAGCGACGGCTACGCCGGCGTGGCGGGCGGGGCCGTCCTCGAAGCCGGGACGGGCGTCACCGTCGTCCCCATCGCCCCCTTCTCGACGGAGACGGAGACGTACGTCGTCGACCCCGCGCCCGACGCTCCGCTCTCGGTGTCGGTGGAGCGCGACGGCGCGGTCGCACTCGTCGCCGACGGGGTGCGGTACGGCGCGGTCGACCGCGGGGCCGACCTTCGCGTGGAGCGTGTCGACACCGTCGACCTCGTGCTGCCGAATCGAACGGAAAACTTCTAA
- a CDS encoding chorismate mutase, which yields MTDATEDMSLAELREEIEEIDRELVELIARRTYVAGTVAQVKEERDLPTTDESQEARVMERAGENAQAFDVDDNLVKAIFRLLIELNKVEQRESR from the coding sequence ATGACCGACGCGACTGAGGACATGTCGCTCGCAGAGCTGCGCGAAGAGATAGAGGAGATAGACCGCGAACTCGTCGAACTCATCGCCCGCCGCACGTACGTCGCGGGCACCGTCGCGCAGGTGAAAGAGGAGCGCGACCTGCCGACGACCGACGAGTCACAGGAAGCGCGCGTGATGGAGCGCGCGGGGGAGAACGCGCAGGCGTTCGACGTCGACGACAACCTCGTGAAGGCGATTTTCCGGCTGCTCATCGAGTTGAACAAAGTTGAGCAGCGGGAGTCGCGATAG